gcgaaggaaaaaaaagtgctatCGAAATCTGCTTGATTGCTGgaagaaacaaagaaattgaaatatgaCTATAAAACCCAGTTTCAACCGACaagagccatgatggctcagggttttgtggttttcctctcatgtaacgcaaatgctgtctaattaaatcaaaaagcactccacgaaggtaaatttctcctaatacttgatccaggacttcctttgtcttctggattgggttccaaatcacaaggctacggagttgaacattaatagtcgtaaactcaaaattgcgtcggctgttcaaggatggttataaaataaaataaaacaatttttcttcagtggtagatggatcatgggttagaatctccttgccgtcgggctaaccgtgggagattttcgtacttttcctctccatgtaactcaaaagcggttagttccataaaaaagtaatttgattcTAGAGTTCCCTAGTATTCTAGGTTggacaaggatacggagttgaatattgaacTCAGAATTTGGTTAACTCagcttatgaaataaaatattaaatcgaaCAGGTTTTATACACTTAACAGTTAATTCAAGAGATGATCACCTtgatgttaatttcattttgtatatttcgctatatctttCGAACTGTTTAAGCAAATCAATACTTTTTgcgtagaattaaaaaattcatttttccaatGATAATACACTgttgtgcaaaacttaagcaacaagtgcgttttttgtcataactctacaagaaatcatcccactgagatgaaatttaaatatgatgtacttcattttgtacttaaacgatgctaaaagaataatggcgcaaaaatgaatataaagcttaaagtagggaatggaacaaaaaaaggctttatttgtTATATAGTAGCGTTACGCATGATTGCCTGAAGAAGCGTAAGTACAACTGGCAGATGTTCCCTAGTATGGGATATGCCCTCCCTttactgtaattgttgcttggcatcgtctctccatgctgagcaccagattatccaggagttcttctGGTAAACGTCTCCATTCCTCCTTTAACGCATCTTTCATCTGATGGGTCTTACCAGGAGGATGCTGTCGTGTCGCAAGACGTCTCCCTAATGCATCCCACACACGCTGTATGAgatttagatctggagagtaagctggccaatccattcactttccagtagctcttgaacattagcagtacggtgtggccgggcataaaaatgaagtctggtCCAATGGCCCCTCGGAACAGACGCACATGGGGTAGGATTACCTCATTGCAGCAGCGGTTTCCAGTTACAGAACCTCTGTCGAAGATCTGAAACTCAGTCCGCCCGTTCAACATAATGCCCCAGACGACAACTCCAGGACCACCGTAACGATCTCTTTCCGCGATGTTATTGGGATGAAATCGAGCTCCAACCTCTCTCCAGATCAACTGACGTTGAGAATCGCTTGTAGCACTAAAACGACTCTCATCTGTGAAGAGGACGCGACTCCATTGATGAGGTGTCCAGGTTTCGTGTTCTCTGCACCACTCTAAACGGTGCCGccgatggctaacttttaaaggtatgcagcgttcaggacgtctagcaaataagccacctttgtggaggcgtctggccactgtaaatcttgatacttgtcgtcctgtggctgtgcacagttgctgagatatggcgctcgctgactgaaaacggtttcttttcgcctggaggacaatgtaacggtcatctcttggtgttgttttccttggacggccaccaccaaccttccgaacagctgtaccagtagttttaaaggcattccaagcacgagaaacaacacttttgttgatcccgaactcttcggcgacactggtcacactacgcccctcctcaagcttcccaatcattcttcctcgagtaaagtcgtctaaatgatttcttgaagacatgtttcacaaaacaaatcacttgcacttgcagcgaatgtctttaactacggtgctcttcatccttttatcacagctttgacctgcgcgcgccgacccacaaggtttacgtacacttacatcacctacgacgttttatttctaaaatttgcatacaaataatctttctactgaattacgtgcatattatactgtaatttcaTGGCTATCTTATACTTTGTTGGGGAGCTGTGACCGAAAAActacttgttgcttaagttttgcacaccagtgtatatTTCAaccaaaatatgaattttcagtattattaattatttaatttaatgatgattAATGCATTTTCATCGTgagacataaaaaattttacattaatctaaactataaagattaaaatgataaaattaaaaatttgaatgaaatctgtCAAATTGTTTCTGagtaacaaaatttcataaaaaattgcaaattttaatttctaaagacAAAATCGgtccaaattttgaattttgttattaaagttACATAGTCTGGATagatgtaaaaaatgttacaccttttttttatcattgtcaAGTTAAATAAacgtgtataaaaaaaatcctgaaatattatattttgcccGAACTTATCTCtggaaaaatgattttagtaattctatgcaaaaaaaattttttattcgcttAAATAGATCTAGAGTTATAGCGAAATGCGGATAAAGTtatctttaaatcaaaagtaattcagcttttccttttttatttcacattttgctCATCCgatatttttgatattgtatATACATAAAGTTCACGTATATCTTAtcagaatataattaataaaattgtcttttgtatttaagaattttttttttatcaaatacaatattaacaaacataaaaaagattttcaaacattaaatatgctttatgtagttattaaaatgaaaagcttaATCTCGAGTGTcatgacaattttatttaaatagtaattctctaggtattttttttatagaaatatctaaacaaaaagtaaagtttttctacactgtaaaaactgtcGTGTAATATCTCTCCGAATATGATGTTGAAAACCTCCAAAATTGTGTAAAGAAACACTGCGAGCGTTCATATAGGATTTAAAGAGTGTGATTTAAATCTTAACACgaagaattaaataatcttaCACCAAAATTCTCACGCTTTCTCTCCATTcgagaattattttcactttggaAAACGCCAATGTTGGCGTgttttgaatatcaaaaattcagGAAACGCAAAGTATAGAATATCGCGAGTAGTTTGTTTACTATCTGGAATGAGCAGGCgagaatttgttattttcaaccCTGTTATCCTTCTACAGAAACGAAAAATTCGCTGctaaatatgtatgttttagttgtgtaataagGATAATTGAAATCACTGAGAACTGtataaactgattttaatgTGTAATTTCTATCTGCTTCCGTTTACTTAAGCCTAGTTCTAATTCGCCTTAAGATTCTCTCTGTTATACGCGTGTGTtagatttacaatttaattttaagacttgTTTATATTAAGATTTGtgcattctaaattaatgattcttactttacattgtatagtaaaaataactttgctgACTCTTATGTGTGTATCTCTCCGTGTATcttatcttactgtaattataaattttagcactactgaataacaaaaatagtgACGGCTACTTTACACTAAGTTGTGTAAAGAACATTGGTACAGTGAAACACTAGATCCAAGAGTTATGTATGGCGTTTTTCACTACAccactttggtgtaaagtagttaccaccattcataaaagtttatataaattttttaaaatgtataaaaattttaaattttttattgtgcgTTTTTAGTCCCTAACCGTTCGCACAGTCTAGATTGAActattgaaaaactaaaatatattctttacaGCTATCATAGGATAAAAAGTGAATT
This region of Parasteatoda tepidariorum isolate YZ-2023 chromosome X1, CAS_Ptep_4.0, whole genome shotgun sequence genomic DNA includes:
- the LOC139427131 gene encoding uncharacterized protein, translated to MSSRNHLDDFTRGRMIGKLEEGRSVTSVAEEFGINKSVVSRAWNAFKTTGTAVRKVGGGRPRKTTPRDDRYIVLQAKRNRFQSASAISQQLCTATGRQVSRFTVARRLHKGGLFARRPERCIPLKVSHRRHRLEWCREHETWTPHQWSRVLFTDESRFSATSDSQRQLIWREVGARFHPNNIAERDRYGGPGVVVWGIMLNGRTEFQIFDRGSVTGNRCCNEVILPHVRLFRGAIGPDFIFMPGHTVLLMFKSYWKVNGLASLLSRSKSHTACVGCIRETSCDTTASSW